The Kineothrix sp. MB12-C1 genome includes a window with the following:
- a CDS encoding flagellar protein FlaG, with protein MAMEPVGNIRNIQTQMAQSVTEPRSVTENKEVFSSETSANISTSVKTDNQNADVDSREARQSDSEKVKKAVEQLNKKMPHSEAVFGIHEGTNRVMIKIVDKDTKELIKEYPPEETLDMIAKVWELAGILVDEKR; from the coding sequence ATGGCAATGGAACCGGTAGGGAATATTAGAAATATTCAGACACAGATGGCGCAGAGTGTGACAGAGCCCAGGTCGGTCACGGAGAACAAGGAGGTTTTCTCATCTGAAACATCAGCCAATATTAGTACATCTGTGAAGACAGATAATCAGAATGCAGACGTTGATAGCAGAGAAGCGCGGCAGTCAGACAGCGAAAAAGTTAAAAAGGCGGTAGAACAGCTTAACAAAAAAATGCCCCATTCAGAAGCTGTGTTTGGTATCCATGAAGGAACTAATAGGGTTATGATTAAAATTGTGGATAAAGATACAAAAGAATTGATTAAGGAATATCCACCGGAAGAGACCTTGGATATGATCGCTAAGGTATGGGAATTAGCAGGTATTCTAGTGGATGAGAAAAGATAG
- the csrA gene encoding carbon storage regulator CsrA, with amino-acid sequence MLALSRKKNEALIINNNIEITILEIKGEQVKIGIAAPKEVPIYRKEVYVQIQDENKASMDVEGVDALKKLLG; translated from the coding sequence ATGTTAGCCTTATCGAGAAAGAAAAATGAAGCCTTGATTATTAACAATAACATTGAAATTACAATACTTGAAATCAAAGGCGAGCAAGTGAAAATCGGAATTGCAGCACCGAAGGAAGTGCCTATATACCGTAAAGAGGTGTACGTTCAGATACAGGATGAAAACAAAGCATCTATGGATGTCGAGGGTGTAGATGCGTTGAAGAAGTTATTGGGATAA
- the fliW gene encoding flagellar assembly protein FliW produces the protein MIIQTKVFGEITIDEEKIITFPKGIVGFPDLTEFTMIHDEETGAGSIHWLQSIQEPAFAMPVMDPLLIKEDYNPEVEEEWIKPLGELNPEELLVLVTVTVPGDLTKMSVNLRGPIVINAGAKKACQVIIEGDEYQVKYPIYDILQAKKAGE, from the coding sequence ATGATAATACAGACGAAGGTATTTGGTGAAATTACGATAGATGAAGAGAAGATTATTACATTCCCCAAAGGGATTGTAGGCTTTCCTGATTTGACAGAGTTTACGATGATTCACGATGAAGAAACGGGAGCCGGTTCTATTCATTGGCTGCAGTCCATACAGGAACCTGCCTTTGCAATGCCGGTTATGGATCCACTGCTGATAAAGGAGGATTATAACCCGGAAGTTGAGGAAGAATGGATTAAGCCGTTAGGTGAATTGAATCCCGAGGAACTGCTTGTACTCGTAACTGTTACGGTGCCCGGGGATCTTACGAAGATGTCTGTGAACCTAAGAGGCCCTATCGTTATCAATGCAGGAGCCAAAAAAGCATGCCAGGTAATCATAGAGGGAGATGAATATCAGGTTAAATATCCTATTTACGATATTCTTCAGGCAAAGAAAGCGGGTGAATAG
- a CDS encoding flagellin N-terminal helical domain-containing protein, producing MTNKIMQNNSLHNINNNKVLQDKLSTQMSTQKKITRPSDDPVIAIRALRLRSDVSQIKQYYEKNAPDAESWIKVTADALNTTTEVIYNMIEQSNKGSNKDLGADTLEIIITQLKSLRDEFYATGNVDFAGRYVFTGYRTDTTLTYTEDTKEEFKITEQLNISAIDTINYTNIGALKGISKENYDPATSAISDTTIENSNIYRIRLSYDNLSADAAAFSAANLTKVTNQTTTPPTEAPLFPAGTSVTAMSSTATPNPYEYIINNPDKVVLIPETGELLIGKAVYDDITDDTSPNFVDSNAEIRISYTKDSWKEGDLRPQHYFACESADGIKYNYNKNADETALPPNDYYITREGVSQVIQYDVGYNQKIRINTTADEVFTLDIDRNIDDMVNALEALKEIDKSRTNLKRMLDGMEEGQTGYDNLKATYDAADKAYTYIRENMQKMFEGLTTKIQGALSTTNVAITDNGTRGSRLDLITNRLMTQKTTFQTLQSSNEDVEITEVTIQLTSMNYSYQSALMATSKILQNSLMHYI from the coding sequence ATGACGAATAAAATTATGCAGAATAACTCTTTGCATAATATTAATAATAATAAAGTGCTTCAAGATAAGTTAAGTACGCAAATGTCCACACAGAAGAAGATAACGAGACCTTCGGATGATCCTGTTATTGCAATCCGTGCGTTAAGACTTCGAAGCGATGTATCCCAAATTAAGCAATATTATGAGAAAAATGCTCCCGATGCGGAAAGCTGGATTAAGGTGACCGCGGATGCTCTGAATACAACGACAGAAGTTATTTATAATATGATAGAGCAAAGTAATAAGGGAAGTAATAAGGACCTGGGCGCAGATACGTTGGAAATCATCATTACGCAGCTGAAATCTTTAAGAGATGAGTTCTATGCAACAGGTAATGTAGACTTTGCCGGACGCTATGTATTTACCGGATACCGTACAGATACTACACTGACCTATACGGAGGATACAAAGGAAGAGTTTAAGATTACCGAACAGCTTAATATTTCCGCTATCGATACGATTAATTATACGAATATAGGAGCTTTGAAGGGGATATCGAAGGAGAATTATGACCCGGCAACCTCGGCAATCAGCGATACTACAATAGAGAACAGTAATATCTATCGTATTCGATTGTCTTATGACAATTTATCAGCCGATGCTGCGGCATTCAGTGCAGCTAATTTAACAAAAGTGACGAATCAGACGACGACTCCTCCGACAGAGGCTCCTTTATTTCCGGCAGGAACATCGGTGACAGCTATGTCATCGACAGCAACACCGAATCCGTATGAATATATTATTAATAATCCCGATAAAGTAGTGTTGATTCCTGAGACGGGAGAGCTTTTGATAGGGAAAGCGGTATATGATGACATTACGGATGATACTTCTCCCAACTTCGTAGATTCGAATGCCGAGATAAGAATTAGTTATACGAAAGACTCGTGGAAGGAAGGGGATTTGCGTCCTCAACATTACTTTGCATGTGAGTCAGCAGACGGAATAAAATATAATTATAACAAAAACGCAGATGAAACGGCGCTACCTCCCAATGATTACTATATAACCAGAGAAGGTGTTTCCCAAGTAATCCAATACGATGTAGGATATAACCAGAAGATTCGTATCAACACAACAGCAGATGAAGTCTTTACTCTCGATATAGATAGAAATATTGATGATATGGTGAATGCGTTGGAAGCGCTGAAGGAAATCGATAAGAGCAGGACGAATTTGAAGAGAATGCTGGATGGTATGGAAGAAGGTCAGACAGGGTATGATAATTTAAAAGCTACCTATGATGCGGCAGATAAAGCATACACCTATATTCGTGAAAATATGCAGAAAATGTTCGAAGGGTTGACCACCAAGATTCAGGGAGCATTGAGCACTACGAATGTGGCGATTACGGATAATGGTACGAGGGGCAGCCGTCTTGATTTAATCACGAACCGTTTGATGACTCAGAAGACTACATTCCAGACATTACAGTCATCGAATGAGGATGTGGAGATTACAGAAGTGACGATACAGCTTACGAGTATGAATTATTCTTATCAGTCAGCCCTAATGGCGACGAGTAAGATTCTGCAGAACTCATTGATGCATTACATTTAA
- the flgK gene encoding flagellar hook-associated protein FlgK, producing the protein MPSQFFGLTIASSGLRAANAALNTAGNNISNVHTDGYSRQTVSQEATDALRVFATYGCAGAGVDTVAIERIRDSYYDMRFRNNNTTLGEYDVKKYYTGTIQQYLDDDGISGFGTIYDAFWATLQGVSTAASATDSKAQFIAAAQSMAEYFNNTAGNLKELQKDINSEIKIRVDRINAIATEIATLNKQINVIEMTGAAANELRDKRDLMLDELSEIVDIETQEVAVTDANNPNRETGGTRFIVSIAGGQPLVNGNDFNTLECRSRAKNEKINMTDADGLYDIYWNNGNEFNLNNAAMGGALKGLVAMRDGNNSQAFSGIVTNVGRTADGADAEVRIKVTQEHLKNMDKNNLSDTGGSIVIGNTIYYYKSWEYDEANSTYIFRMDDAKCDSVIDASKIAKEAEVGKNISYQGIPYYLSQMNEFVRAFAAKVNEIFASGFGATGEEGEILFTAAKAMTGSSANDSQYDKDDFLSSDKGYYEMTAFNLQINNKLLANADLLGTRSSKEVGVEECGKITELIATLSDKTKFNFRNATASEFLQNLLSDVALNASNANTFYDTYFGIAVTIENQRASISGVDEDEEATNMIKFQNAYTLSSKMVQVLTEIYDRLILETGV; encoded by the coding sequence ATGCCATCACAATTTTTCGGATTGACAATCGCATCATCAGGACTTCGGGCAGCGAATGCAGCACTGAATACGGCGGGAAATAATATTTCCAACGTACATACAGATGGATATAGCAGACAAACGGTATCACAGGAGGCTACAGATGCTCTTCGCGTATTTGCCACATATGGCTGTGCCGGTGCCGGAGTTGATACGGTGGCAATCGAGCGTATCCGCGATAGCTACTATGATATGCGGTTTCGCAATAATAATACGACGCTTGGTGAGTACGATGTTAAGAAGTATTATACAGGTACGATTCAACAGTATCTGGATGATGATGGAATCTCGGGTTTCGGAACGATCTATGATGCTTTCTGGGCAACATTACAGGGAGTGTCTACCGCAGCAAGCGCCACGGACAGCAAGGCACAATTTATTGCAGCAGCACAGAGCATGGCGGAATATTTCAACAATACAGCGGGTAACCTGAAAGAATTACAGAAAGATATTAACTCCGAGATTAAGATAAGAGTGGATCGAATTAACGCGATTGCTACAGAAATAGCTACATTGAACAAGCAGATAAATGTAATTGAAATGACAGGTGCTGCAGCGAATGAGTTGCGTGACAAACGCGATTTGATGCTGGATGAGCTGTCTGAAATCGTAGATATTGAGACTCAGGAAGTGGCTGTTACGGATGCCAACAATCCGAATAGAGAGACTGGCGGAACGAGATTTATCGTATCTATCGCCGGTGGACAACCGCTTGTGAATGGCAATGATTTCAATACGCTGGAATGCCGTTCCAGAGCGAAAAATGAGAAAATCAATATGACGGACGCGGATGGTCTGTATGATATTTATTGGAATAACGGCAATGAGTTCAATTTAAATAATGCGGCTATGGGCGGAGCGCTAAAAGGCCTTGTGGCGATGCGTGACGGCAATAATAGTCAGGCGTTTTCCGGAATTGTAACAAATGTAGGAAGGACGGCTGATGGTGCGGATGCGGAAGTTAGGATCAAAGTGACGCAGGAACACCTGAAGAATATGGACAAAAATAATCTTTCCGATACGGGAGGAAGTATTGTTATAGGAAATACGATTTATTATTATAAATCTTGGGAATACGATGAAGCGAATTCCACTTATATTTTCCGTATGGATGATGCAAAATGCGATTCCGTTATCGATGCTTCTAAAATTGCAAAGGAAGCAGAAGTAGGTAAGAATATTTCCTATCAGGGAATTCCCTACTACTTATCTCAGATGAATGAATTCGTCCGTGCTTTTGCAGCTAAGGTGAATGAAATATTTGCGAGTGGATTCGGAGCAACAGGTGAAGAAGGTGAAATACTTTTTACCGCAGCAAAAGCAATGACAGGAAGCAGCGCGAATGATTCGCAGTATGACAAGGATGATTTTCTTAGCAGTGATAAGGGCTATTATGAGATGACTGCCTTCAATCTCCAAATCAACAATAAACTGCTCGCCAATGCCGACTTACTCGGAACAAGATCCAGCAAAGAGGTAGGTGTGGAAGAATGCGGCAAGATCACGGAGTTAATCGCCACACTGAGCGATAAGACGAAGTTCAACTTCCGCAATGCAACAGCCAGCGAGTTCTTGCAGAATCTTCTGTCCGATGTGGCTCTTAATGCCAGCAATGCGAATACCTTCTATGATACCTATTTTGGGATTGCGGTAACGATTGAGAATCAAAGAGCATCCATTTCCGGTGTGGACGAGGATGAGGAAGCGACGAATATGATAAAGTTCCAGAACGCCTACACCCTTTCATCTAAGATGGTACAGGTATTAACGGAAATCTACGACCGTCTGATACTTGAAACCGGAGTATAG